The following proteins come from a genomic window of bacterium:
- a CDS encoding TldD/PmbA family protein, which translates to MDNIQDIAMKVLERTKLRGASFSEVLVSQGESSLKRISKGQVYQPTAGEGMSISFSCIIDGKRVNSACDSLKALDEQIENMFFLAKDLPREENLFVPDRPFPKVTLGPGVTYDEETAKLEDERLIETIGRVNEVLAPEGFIFAGSVSHGRDEIVFANSIGTYQSYISTRAALQIFGFDPKDYSISALRTVAGKSLSQFPVEELAKNVADKLSYQREYLTRSGGKRIDPFEGKTEPRRFDVIMEPSCWAGLLAIFSGSWNGKEFHDGTSFFSGKLGSQVMGKNITIFDDPMSPDGIPKPFDWEGHPTEKLALVEGGIARNVVYDSALAKKYGTNSTGHALPPSMRYYGAVPEHLVVKGGDSSVEEMIRESKDPTLWITTLHYIRCTHQQDGRETGTTLHGVFLVKDGEVVGPTEHLRFEESVPEALSRVTHLGRSLPTLSMETDETPYIVPPMRSEGFRFVSVADRKV; encoded by the coding sequence ATGGACAACATTCAAGACATAGCCATGAAAGTCCTTGAAAGAACCAAGCTTCGCGGAGCATCATTCTCCGAAGTGCTGGTTTCGCAAGGTGAAAGCTCTCTGAAGCGCATCAGCAAGGGACAGGTCTATCAGCCGACTGCCGGCGAGGGCATGTCCATCTCATTCAGCTGCATTATCGATGGCAAGCGCGTGAACAGCGCATGCGATTCTCTCAAGGCGCTCGACGAGCAGATAGAAAACATGTTCTTCCTGGCAAAGGATCTTCCTCGGGAGGAGAATCTTTTTGTGCCCGACAGGCCCTTTCCCAAAGTTACGCTGGGGCCCGGAGTAACGTACGACGAAGAAACCGCAAAACTCGAAGATGAACGCCTCATTGAGACTATCGGCCGCGTCAATGAGGTTCTTGCGCCCGAAGGATTCATCTTTGCTGGCTCCGTGTCGCATGGCAGAGACGAGATCGTGTTTGCAAACTCCATCGGCACGTACCAATCCTACATTTCAACGCGCGCAGCGCTACAGATCTTCGGCTTTGATCCCAAAGATTACTCCATTTCCGCGCTTCGCACGGTGGCTGGCAAATCACTTTCACAATTTCCTGTTGAGGAATTGGCCAAAAACGTCGCCGATAAACTTTCCTACCAGCGCGAATATCTTACCCGAAGCGGCGGCAAGCGCATCGATCCCTTCGAAGGAAAAACGGAACCGCGGCGCTTTGATGTCATTATGGAGCCGTCGTGCTGGGCGGGGCTGCTTGCGATATTTTCTGGCTCTTGGAATGGCAAAGAGTTTCACGACGGGACCAGCTTCTTTTCCGGAAAGCTTGGAAGCCAGGTCATGGGTAAAAACATCACCATTTTTGATGACCCTATGAGTCCCGATGGCATTCCCAAGCCCTTCGATTGGGAAGGGCACCCCACGGAAAAGCTTGCATTGGTGGAGGGCGGCATTGCAAGAAACGTTGTCTACGATTCGGCACTTGCGAAAAAATACGGAACAAACTCAACCGGGCACGCCCTACCCCCTTCCATGCGCTACTATGGCGCCGTGCCGGAACATTTGGTGGTCAAGGGAGGAGATTCCAGTGTCGAGGAGATGATCCGAGAATCCAAAGACCCAACCCTCTGGATTACTACTCTGCACTACATCCGTTGCACGCATCAGCAAGACGGCAGAGAAACGGGTACTACGCTCCACGGAGTATTCCTTGTTAAAGACGGCGAGGTGGTTGGGCCGACAGAACATTTGCGCTTTGAAGAAAGCGTGCCCGAAGCCTTGAGCCGCGTCACGCATCTCGGTCGCTCATTGCCCACGCTCTCGATGGAGACGGATGAGACGCCCTATATCGTACCGCCAATGCGCAGTGAAGGATTTCGATTCGTCAGTGTCGCGGATCGAAAAGTCTAG